In Nocardia asteroides, a single genomic region encodes these proteins:
- a CDS encoding ABC transporter substrate-binding protein, producing MFSTARQRIAAAALAALAGLSVLTGCGNSTATTTADGKTVLRYQGQTGQVTPFELAQELGYFEKISLRWEGDTTSGPANIQAAATNQVEFGSAFNGAVVKLISGGAKVTSVLSSYGADEKSFSGYYVLDGSPITTARDLIGKKVAVNTLGAHHEFITREWLHQQGLSEAEIEQVQLVVVPPASTEDALRKGQVDVGTLGSVFRDTALERGGLRPLYTDKAIFGEFDYGTYVFRDDFIDRNRDAVADFVQGTARATRWLQVTPRDEVVAKFAAIIDKRGRQENTELLKYWKSSGLPVPGAVIAEKELQIWIDWLVRNGELKDGRLQATDLFTNEFNPYANGTYQPASGPAGEVLAQ from the coding sequence ATGTTCTCCACCGCAAGACAACGAATCGCGGCCGCCGCGCTCGCCGCCCTGGCCGGGCTCTCGGTACTGACCGGCTGCGGCAATTCCACCGCGACGACCACCGCCGACGGCAAGACCGTGCTGCGCTACCAGGGCCAGACCGGCCAGGTGACCCCGTTCGAGCTGGCCCAGGAGCTCGGCTACTTCGAGAAGATCTCGCTGCGGTGGGAGGGCGACACCACCAGCGGCCCCGCCAACATCCAGGCGGCGGCGACCAACCAGGTCGAGTTCGGCAGCGCCTTCAACGGCGCGGTGGTGAAGCTGATCTCCGGCGGCGCGAAGGTCACCTCGGTGCTCAGCTCCTACGGCGCGGACGAGAAGTCGTTCAGCGGGTACTACGTGCTGGACGGTTCGCCGATCACCACCGCGCGCGACCTGATCGGCAAGAAGGTCGCGGTCAACACGCTCGGCGCGCACCACGAGTTCATCACCAGGGAGTGGCTGCACCAGCAGGGCCTCTCCGAGGCGGAGATCGAGCAGGTGCAGCTGGTCGTCGTGCCGCCCGCCAGCACCGAGGACGCGCTGCGCAAGGGCCAGGTCGATGTGGGCACCCTCGGCTCGGTCTTCCGGGACACGGCGCTGGAGCGCGGCGGGCTGCGCCCGCTCTACACCGACAAGGCGATCTTCGGCGAGTTCGATTACGGCACCTACGTCTTCCGGGACGACTTCATCGACAGGAACCGCGATGCCGTCGCCGACTTCGTGCAGGGCACCGCCCGCGCCACCCGCTGGCTGCAGGTGACCCCGCGCGACGAGGTGGTCGCGAAGTTCGCCGCGATCATCGACAAGCGCGGCCGCCAGGAGAACACCGAGCTGCTGAAGTACTGGAAGAGCTCCGGCCTTCCGGTGCCCGGCGCGGTGATCGCGGAGAAGGAGCTGCAGATCTGGATCGACTGGCTGGTCCGCAACGGCGAGCTGAAGGACGGCCGGCTACAGGCCACCGACCTGTTCACCAACGAGTTCAACCCCTACGCCAACGGCACCTACCAGCCCGCGAGCGGCCCGGCCGGGGAGGTGCTCGCCCAGTGA
- a CDS encoding YdcF family protein, whose amino-acid sequence MDPVVLLVAGWATAVFGAVRMRREPRRLSTGFLLLVALSLVLVGAATAAARVAAPAVLDTASLVVAGLFLLAVLATGLGLLGNGIAVMLHEGVRPITLTPVLAGIGLLVLPVAAALALRRGPEVPPWLLIVATATTLAGVYLLAHLLAFAGHAVVYDQLPDDTGPDAIVVLGCGLNRNKVTPLLASRLQRALRVYRAETAAGRGPLLVTSGGKGSDEALSEADAMATYLIRAGVSDESIVRERESRNTEENLRNSLALLRDAGIDVDTARITVVTSNFHVLRAAALTRRLGVRAHVAGARTALYFIPAAFLREFAAVLTTHYRRAHVAVATAAAIAIPAAAAQAYLIT is encoded by the coding sequence GTGGACCCTGTGGTGTTGCTGGTGGCGGGCTGGGCGACGGCGGTATTCGGTGCGGTCCGGATGCGCCGCGAACCCCGGCGCCTCTCCACCGGATTCCTGCTGCTGGTAGCGCTCTCACTGGTCCTCGTCGGCGCGGCAACGGCGGCGGCGCGGGTGGCGGCCCCCGCCGTGCTCGACACCGCCTCCCTGGTGGTGGCCGGCCTGTTCCTGCTCGCGGTGCTCGCCACCGGACTCGGACTGCTCGGCAACGGAATCGCGGTCATGCTGCACGAGGGCGTCCGGCCGATCACGCTGACCCCGGTGCTCGCCGGAATCGGCCTGCTCGTCCTCCCGGTCGCCGCCGCGCTCGCACTGCGCCGCGGGCCGGAGGTGCCGCCGTGGCTCCTGATCGTCGCCACCGCGACCACGCTGGCCGGCGTGTACCTGCTGGCGCACCTGCTCGCCTTCGCCGGGCACGCCGTGGTCTACGACCAGCTCCCGGACGACACCGGCCCGGACGCCATCGTGGTGCTCGGCTGCGGACTCAACCGCAACAAGGTCACCCCGCTGCTCGCCTCCCGCTTGCAGCGGGCGCTGCGCGTATACCGGGCCGAGACGGCGGCCGGCCGCGGCCCGCTGCTCGTCACCTCCGGCGGCAAGGGCAGCGACGAGGCGCTGAGCGAGGCCGACGCCATGGCCACCTATCTGATCCGGGCGGGCGTCTCGGACGAGTCGATCGTGCGCGAGCGGGAATCCCGCAACACCGAGGAGAACCTGCGCAACAGCCTCGCGCTGCTGCGCGACGCTGGCATCGACGTCGATACCGCGCGGATCACCGTGGTCACCAGCAACTTCCACGTCCTGCGGGCAGCCGCACTGACCCGCAGGCTCGGCGTGCGGGCGCACGTGGCCGGTGCCCGCACGGCGCTGTACTTCATCCCGGCGGCGTTCCTGCGCGAGTTCGCGGCGGTGCTCACCACGCACTACCGCCGCGCGCACGTCGCGGTGGCGACGGCCGCCGCGATCGCGATCCCGGCCGCCGCGGCACAGGCCTACCTGATCACCTGA
- the pcaD gene encoding 3-oxoadipate enol-lactonase: protein MVDLAHTVVPGVGTPLVFLGSIASDRSMWQPQLDELGGPALAVDLRGHGGSPAPAGPYTVAELAMDVVALLDRTGIDAAHLVGLSLGGAVAQWIAAHRPERVSALSLFCTAARFGTPAMWAERAALVRRDGTASLAASALTRWFTPGFTAAHPEIAARCTAMISGTDDEAYAGCCAALGEWDGRADLARISAPTLVVAGADDPGTPPSVVAEVADGIAGAEFVVLDDAAHLPTLQHPRSVSALIARRYGNAGSTC, encoded by the coding sequence ATGGTCGACCTCGCGCACACCGTGGTGCCCGGTGTGGGCACCCCGCTGGTGTTCCTCGGCTCGATCGCCTCGGACCGCAGCATGTGGCAGCCCCAGCTGGACGAGCTCGGCGGCCCCGCGCTCGCCGTCGACCTGCGCGGGCACGGCGGCTCACCCGCTCCCGCCGGGCCGTACACCGTCGCCGAGCTGGCCATGGACGTGGTCGCGCTGCTGGACCGCACGGGGATCGACGCCGCCCACCTGGTCGGGCTCTCGCTGGGCGGCGCGGTCGCCCAGTGGATCGCGGCCCACCGACCGGAGCGAGTCTCCGCGCTGAGCCTGTTCTGCACCGCCGCCCGCTTCGGCACGCCCGCGATGTGGGCCGAGCGCGCCGCGCTGGTCCGCCGCGACGGCACCGCGAGCCTGGCCGCATCCGCCCTGACCCGCTGGTTCACCCCCGGCTTCACCGCCGCGCACCCGGAGATCGCCGCCCGCTGCACCGCCATGATCTCCGGCACCGACGACGAGGCGTACGCCGGATGCTGCGCGGCGCTGGGGGAGTGGGACGGCCGCGCCGACCTCGCTCGCATCAGCGCGCCCACCCTGGTCGTCGCGGGCGCCGATGACCCGGGCACCCCGCCGTCGGTCGTCGCCGAGGTGGCGGACGGGATCGCCGGCGCCGAGTTCGTCGTGCTCGACGACGCCGCGCACCTGCCGACCCTGCAGCACCCGCGCTCGGTCTCGGCGCTCATCGCCCGGCGCTACGGGAACGCCGGCTCGACCTGCTGA
- a CDS encoding flavin reductase family protein, whose product MRTDIDPGELGFGGFYRILTSVVVPRPIAWVSTRSAAGVDNLAPHSFFTVSCVRPPMVQFTSVGAKDSLRNVLDTGEFVVCLATEPAFERINATGTDFPAELSEFTEVGLTPEPSRTVAPPRVAESPVALECRLEQTVELGDSTVVIGRVLHAAIDADVFETDEHGTALPAIGRLRPLARLGRDEWSTIGQVLDISRIPYDRWPGHFRR is encoded by the coding sequence GTGCGTACCGACATCGACCCCGGCGAACTCGGCTTCGGCGGCTTCTACCGCATCTTGACCAGCGTCGTCGTGCCCCGGCCGATCGCCTGGGTCTCGACTCGCTCGGCCGCCGGCGTCGACAATCTGGCGCCGCACTCCTTCTTCACCGTCTCCTGCGTGCGCCCGCCGATGGTGCAGTTCACCTCGGTGGGAGCCAAGGATTCGCTGCGCAATGTGCTCGACACCGGCGAGTTCGTCGTCTGCCTCGCCACCGAGCCCGCCTTCGAGCGGATCAATGCCACCGGAACCGATTTCCCGGCCGAGCTGTCGGAGTTCACCGAGGTCGGGCTCACCCCGGAGCCGAGCCGGACGGTGGCGCCGCCGCGCGTGGCGGAGTCGCCGGTCGCGCTGGAGTGCAGGCTGGAACAGACCGTGGAACTGGGCGATTCGACGGTGGTGATCGGCCGCGTGCTGCACGCCGCCATCGACGCCGATGTCTTCGAGACCGACGAGCACGGCACCGCCCTGCCCGCCATCGGCCGGCTGCGCCCGCTGGCCCGCCTCGGCCGCGACGAGTGGTCCACCATCGGGCAGGTGCTCGATATCAGCCGCATCCCCTACGACCGCTGGCCGGGCCACTTCCGCCGCTGA
- a CDS encoding nitroreductase family protein, protein MELDLSPDELLATTRAVRKRLDLDREVPLEVVRECLELAVQAPSGSNRQGWHWVVVTDPAKRKALGELYRRGFEAYRADPGYLGTKVSGDPEVDASRRRVASSAEYLAEKLGEVPVLLVPCLSGRVDNAPSAASASYWGSLFPAVWNFCLAARSRGLGTTWTTLHLGYEREAAEVLGIPYEKVSQGALLPVAYTKGTDFKPAARTDLDRIVHVDSW, encoded by the coding sequence ATCGAACTGGACCTCTCCCCGGACGAACTGCTCGCCACCACCAGGGCCGTGCGCAAGCGGCTCGACCTGGACCGCGAGGTTCCGCTGGAGGTCGTGCGCGAGTGTCTGGAGCTGGCGGTGCAGGCGCCGAGCGGGTCGAACCGGCAGGGCTGGCACTGGGTCGTGGTCACCGATCCGGCCAAGCGCAAGGCGCTCGGCGAGCTGTACCGGCGCGGTTTCGAGGCGTACCGGGCCGACCCCGGCTACCTCGGCACCAAGGTGAGCGGCGACCCCGAGGTGGATGCCTCCCGCCGCCGGGTGGCGAGCTCGGCGGAGTACCTGGCCGAGAAGCTGGGCGAGGTCCCGGTGCTGCTGGTGCCGTGCCTCTCCGGCCGGGTGGACAACGCGCCCAGCGCGGCCAGCGCCTCCTACTGGGGCTCCCTCTTCCCCGCCGTCTGGAACTTCTGCCTCGCGGCGCGCTCGCGCGGGCTCGGAACCACCTGGACCACCCTGCATCTCGGCTACGAGAGGGAGGCCGCCGAGGTGCTCGGCATCCCCTACGAGAAGGTGTCGCAGGGCGCGCTGCTCCCGGTCGCCTACACGAAGGGCACCGATTTCAAGCCCGCCGCCCGCACCGACCTCGACCGGATCGTGCACGTCGACAGCTGGTGA
- a CDS encoding saccharopine dehydrogenase family protein codes for MPKIVLFGATGYTGRLTAEALVAQGASPVLAARNPDALAKLAADIGGTETAVADVTNPDSVRALLGKGDVLITTVGPFLRFGEPALAAALAAGAHYFDSTGEGPFIRTVFDHDAQARTAGVGLLSAFGFDYVPGNLAAALALEEAPEATRIDVGYFVEAPGTSGGTRASIAGMLFEHGFALRGGRVVPERSGSRIRSFDVVGKQRTGVSIPGSEHLALTRVHPGLREADVFLGLPPLAARGLQGGSLVAGLLGRVAPARALAEGALAKVVKGSTGGPGQEARARTRSWAVAEAADANGKVLATVTLNGNDPYDFTSAILAWGATTALSGGLRGTGALGPVDAFGLEALTAGAAEAGFRR; via the coding sequence ATGCCGAAGATCGTGTTGTTCGGTGCCACCGGTTACACCGGTCGGCTAACCGCGGAGGCGCTGGTCGCGCAGGGCGCGAGCCCGGTGCTGGCCGCGCGCAACCCGGACGCGCTGGCGAAACTCGCGGCCGACATCGGCGGCACGGAGACCGCGGTGGCCGACGTGACGAACCCGGATTCGGTGCGGGCACTGCTCGGCAAGGGCGATGTGCTGATCACGACCGTCGGCCCGTTCCTGCGGTTCGGCGAGCCCGCGCTGGCGGCGGCGCTGGCCGCGGGCGCGCACTACTTCGACTCGACCGGTGAGGGGCCGTTCATCCGCACCGTCTTCGACCACGACGCGCAGGCCCGCACGGCGGGGGTCGGGCTGCTGAGCGCGTTCGGATTCGACTACGTACCGGGCAATCTCGCGGCCGCGCTGGCACTCGAGGAAGCACCGGAGGCGACGAGGATCGATGTCGGTTACTTCGTGGAGGCGCCGGGGACCAGCGGCGGCACCCGCGCCTCGATCGCGGGAATGCTGTTCGAGCACGGGTTCGCGCTGCGCGGCGGCCGGGTGGTCCCGGAGCGCTCGGGATCGAGGATCCGGAGCTTCGACGTGGTGGGCAAGCAGCGCACCGGCGTCTCGATCCCCGGCTCCGAGCATCTCGCGCTGACCCGGGTGCATCCGGGGCTGCGCGAGGCCGATGTGTTCCTCGGGCTGCCGCCGCTGGCGGCGCGCGGGTTGCAGGGCGGCTCGCTGGTCGCGGGGCTGCTGGGCAGGGTCGCGCCGGCCAGGGCGCTGGCCGAGGGGGCGCTGGCGAAGGTCGTGAAGGGCTCGACCGGCGGGCCCGGCCAGGAGGCGCGGGCGCGCACCCGGTCCTGGGCCGTGGCGGAGGCCGCCGATGCGAACGGGAAGGTGCTGGCCACGGTCACCCTGAACGGCAACGACCCCTACGACTTCACCTCGGCCATCCTGGCCTGGGGCGCCACCACGGCACTGAGCGGCGGGCTCCGCGGCACCGGCGCGCTCGGCCCGGTCGACGCCTTCGGGCTCGAGGCGCTCACCGCGGGCGCGGCGGAGGCGGGCTTCCGGCGCTGA
- a CDS encoding TetR/AcrR family transcriptional regulator — protein sequence MTATPSRMTRKTAATREAIIGAARELLDEGGPEALTLPAVSERADVAVQTIYNRVGGRDALLMTVAERAMEANRVYLDAAYAKPGSAVQRVLGAAEAYVRFAKERPHEFRLLTQTSSGSPAFERIADLLDEETGRLAGAIADGIAEGDVRPDIDPRTTATVLWAAMSGVIALSWRADRHRADPDALLPLLATAVGEGLLIPNPD from the coding sequence GTGACCGCCACCCCCTCGCGGATGACCCGCAAGACCGCGGCGACGCGGGAGGCGATCATCGGCGCGGCGCGGGAACTGCTGGACGAGGGCGGCCCGGAGGCCCTCACCCTCCCCGCGGTCTCGGAGCGGGCCGATGTGGCCGTGCAGACCATCTACAACCGGGTCGGCGGGCGCGACGCCCTGCTCATGACGGTCGCGGAACGGGCGATGGAGGCGAACCGCGTCTATCTGGACGCGGCCTACGCGAAGCCGGGGAGCGCGGTGCAGCGGGTGCTCGGCGCGGCCGAGGCGTATGTGCGGTTCGCGAAGGAACGTCCGCACGAATTCCGGCTGCTCACGCAGACCTCATCGGGCAGCCCGGCATTCGAGCGCATCGCCGACCTGCTGGACGAGGAGACCGGCAGGCTGGCCGGCGCGATCGCCGACGGCATCGCGGAGGGCGACGTCCGCCCCGACATCGACCCGCGCACCACCGCGACCGTCCTCTGGGCCGCCATGAGCGGCGTCATCGCCCTCTCCTGGCGCGCCGACCGGCACCGCGCCGACCCGGACGCCCTGCTCCCGCTGCTCGCCACCGCGGTCGGCGAAGGGCTGCTCATCCCGAACCCCGACTAA
- a CDS encoding NUDIX hydrolase produces MTEAVAALISSIDPADDLERAHLHEAAAWVARTPDIYRRVKPATPPRHLVSYVVVTTPERDAVFLVDHRKAGMWLPPGGHVEPGEDPGITACREAEEELGLRPELGPGSVPLFLTITTTVNVDSGHEDVSLWYVTTVEPGTEFTLDDSEFRGGRWWTRAEIAATDPARLDPHLSRFLAKLAR; encoded by the coding sequence ATGACCGAAGCCGTCGCCGCGCTCATCTCCTCGATCGACCCCGCCGACGATCTGGAACGCGCGCATCTACACGAGGCCGCGGCCTGGGTGGCACGCACGCCGGACATCTACCGGCGGGTGAAACCGGCGACGCCGCCGCGCCATCTGGTGAGCTACGTCGTGGTGACCACGCCGGAGCGGGACGCGGTGTTCCTCGTCGACCATCGGAAGGCCGGGATGTGGTTGCCGCCCGGCGGGCACGTGGAGCCGGGTGAGGATCCCGGGATCACCGCGTGTCGGGAGGCGGAGGAGGAGCTCGGGCTGCGTCCCGAACTCGGGCCGGGGAGCGTGCCGCTGTTCCTGACCATCACCACGACGGTGAACGTGGACAGCGGGCACGAGGACGTCAGCCTCTGGTACGTCACCACGGTCGAGCCGGGGACGGAGTTCACCCTGGACGACAGCGAGTTCCGGGGCGGGCGGTGGTGGACCCGCGCCGAGATCGCCGCCACCGACCCGGCCCGGCTCGACCCGCACCTGTCGCGCTTCCTCGCCAAGCTGGCGCGCTGA
- a CDS encoding heavy metal translocating P-type ATPase: MFISSVSLGSVRFAVAFGGSLVVVLTRPSPAPAVPVRRTRLLALAEVRLAATALVLFTVGLAAQLGGAPEWLWWGLYLACYAAGGWEPGLAGLRALRAKTLDVELLMVVAAIGAAAIGQITEGALLIVIFAASGAMEALATARTEDSVRGLVDLAPDTATRLGSGGAETVRAADLAVGDVLLVRPGERIAADATVLSGGSEVDQATVTGEPLPVDKTAGDEVFAGTVNGTGALRIRVDRRAADSVVARIAVLVEEASRTKARTQLFIEKVEQRYSIGMVAVTVAVFVIPLLLGEPVRRALLRAMTFMIVASPCAVVLATMPPLLAAIATAGRHGVLVKSAVVMERLGGTTLVAFDKTGTLTRGAPELVEVRCLAELRSDEVVRVAASVEVPSEHPLGAAVVRAARSRGLALGEVREFAAQPGLGVEGVVGAREFVARPGRGVAAGRRVTVVSPAAFPGLAEVAALQEQGHTAVVVTVDSEPVGVLGIADRTRPEAAAAVAAVTALTGSAPVLLTGDNRVTAERLAAEVGISDVRAELLPDDKVAAVRELEAAGARVTVVGDGINDAPALAAAHVGIALGGAGSDLTLRTADAIVVRDDLGTVAAVIALSRRARRVVVANLAIAATFIVALVTWDLVGTLPLPLGVAGHEGSTILVGLNGLRLLRSSAFRSEPRARVRG; this comes from the coding sequence ATGTTCATCTCTTCTGTTAGTCTCGGGTCGGTTCGCTTCGCCGTCGCTTTCGGAGGTTCGCTCGTGGTCGTGCTGACCCGCCCATCGCCCGCTCCCGCCGTGCCCGTGCGGCGCACGAGGTTGCTCGCGCTGGCCGAGGTGCGCTTGGCCGCCACGGCTCTCGTGCTGTTCACGGTCGGGCTGGCGGCGCAGCTCGGTGGTGCGCCGGAGTGGCTGTGGTGGGGGCTCTACCTCGCCTGTTACGCCGCCGGGGGCTGGGAGCCGGGGCTCGCGGGGTTGCGGGCGCTGCGGGCGAAGACGCTGGACGTGGAGCTGCTGATGGTGGTGGCGGCGATCGGGGCGGCGGCGATCGGGCAGATCACCGAGGGGGCGCTGCTCATCGTCATCTTCGCCGCCTCGGGGGCGATGGAGGCGCTGGCTACCGCGCGGACCGAGGATTCGGTGCGCGGGCTGGTCGATCTGGCGCCCGATACCGCCACCCGGCTCGGCAGCGGGGGTGCGGAGACGGTCCGGGCGGCCGATCTCGCCGTCGGGGACGTGCTGCTGGTGCGGCCCGGGGAGCGGATCGCCGCCGATGCGACGGTGCTCTCCGGCGGGAGCGAGGTCGATCAGGCGACTGTCACCGGTGAGCCGCTTCCGGTGGACAAGACCGCCGGTGACGAGGTGTTCGCGGGGACGGTCAACGGCACGGGTGCGCTGCGGATCCGGGTGGATCGGCGGGCCGCGGATTCGGTGGTGGCGCGGATCGCGGTGCTGGTCGAGGAGGCGAGCCGGACCAAGGCGCGGACGCAGCTGTTCATCGAGAAGGTGGAGCAGCGGTACTCGATCGGGATGGTCGCGGTGACGGTGGCGGTGTTCGTGATTCCGCTGCTGCTCGGGGAGCCGGTGCGGCGGGCGCTGCTGCGGGCCATGACGTTCATGATCGTGGCCTCGCCGTGCGCGGTGGTGCTGGCGACCATGCCGCCGCTGCTGGCCGCCATCGCGACCGCCGGGCGGCACGGGGTACTGGTGAAGTCGGCGGTGGTGATGGAGCGGCTCGGGGGGACCACGCTCGTCGCGTTCGACAAGACCGGGACGTTGACCCGCGGGGCCCCGGAGTTGGTCGAGGTTCGTTGTCTCGCAGAGCTCCGCTCCGACGAGGTGGTGCGGGTGGCGGCTTCGGTGGAGGTGCCGAGTGAGCATCCGCTGGGCGCGGCGGTGGTGCGGGCGGCTCGTTCGCGGGGGTTGGCGCTGGGCGAGGTGCGGGAGTTCGCCGCGCAGCCGGGTCTTGGAGTCGAGGGTGTGGTCGGGGCGCGGGAGTTCGTGGCGCGGCCAGGGCGTGGGGTGGCCGCGGGCCGGCGGGTCACCGTGGTCTCCCCCGCCGCGTTTCCCGGTCTCGCCGAGGTGGCCGCGCTGCAGGAGCAGGGGCACACCGCGGTCGTGGTGACCGTGGACTCGGAGCCGGTCGGGGTACTCGGGATCGCCGACCGGACCCGGCCCGAGGCGGCGGCTGCCGTGGCGGCGGTGACCGCGCTGACCGGGAGTGCGCCGGTGCTGCTGACCGGGGACAACCGGGTCACGGCGGAGCGGCTCGCCGCCGAGGTCGGGATCAGCGATGTTCGCGCCGAGCTGCTGCCGGACGACAAGGTCGCCGCGGTGCGCGAGCTGGAGGCGGCCGGGGCGCGGGTCACGGTGGTCGGGGACGGGATCAACGACGCGCCCGCGCTCGCTGCCGCGCACGTCGGGATCGCGCTCGGCGGGGCGGGGTCGGATCTCACGCTGCGGACCGCGGACGCGATCGTCGTGCGCGACGATCTCGGCACGGTCGCCGCCGTCATCGCGCTGTCGCGGCGGGCGCGGCGGGTGGTCGTCGCCAACCTGGCCATCGCCGCGACCTTCATCGTCGCGCTGGTGACCTGGGACCTGGTGGGCACCCTGCCGCTGCCGCTCGGCGTGGCCGGGCACGAGGGGTCGACGATCCTGGTCGGGTTGAACGGGCTGCGGCTGTTGCGCTCGTCCGCGTTTCGGTCGGAACCCCGTGCGAGAGTGCGGGGATGA
- a CDS encoding ArsR/SmtB family transcription factor: MGHGVEGRSRPAARLDAAAAAHVATTLQALATPSRLLILTELRHGPRPVSELAEAVGMEQSAVSHQLRLLRNLGLVVGNRSGRSIVYSLYDAHVAQLLDEAVYHSEHLRLGQPDRLRDSDAG, translated from the coding sequence ATGGGACACGGAGTCGAGGGCCGCAGCCGACCGGCCGCACGCCTCGACGCCGCCGCGGCCGCCCACGTCGCCACCACCCTGCAGGCCCTCGCCACCCCGAGCCGCCTGCTCATCCTCACCGAACTGCGGCACGGCCCCCGCCCGGTCTCCGAACTGGCCGAGGCCGTCGGCATGGAGCAGTCCGCGGTCTCGCACCAGCTGCGGCTGCTGCGCAACCTGGGGCTGGTGGTCGGCAACCGCAGCGGCCGCTCCATCGTCTACAGCCTCTACGACGCGCACGTGGCGCAGTTGCTGGACGAGGCCGTCTACCACAGCGAGCACCTCCGGCTCGGCCAGCCGGACCGGCTCCGCGACAGCGACGCCGGCTGA
- a CDS encoding GNAT family N-acetyltransferase, which yields MDTTALDDPVGGSLHGNHAHLARRVGRAATYLPDVAGFAAVDPGDGGEWDDLTRLLGPGADADLFSCPVRPPAQWTEFFRLVGRQLILPGALAETPKVAEVIELGAPDAAEMLDLVETTRPGPFRPRTHELGPYLGIRGADGLLLAMAGVRLRPPGWSEISAVCTAPEARGRGYAAQLIGELVARITALGDRAFLHVAETNTGAIALYERLGFRTRTPVTFRGFSIPFPPAHPG from the coding sequence GTGGACACCACCGCACTCGACGACCCGGTGGGCGGGTCGCTGCACGGCAACCACGCCCACCTGGCCCGCCGCGTCGGCCGGGCGGCCACCTACCTCCCCGACGTCGCCGGCTTCGCGGCGGTCGACCCCGGAGACGGCGGCGAATGGGACGACCTGACCCGGCTGCTCGGCCCCGGCGCGGACGCCGACCTGTTCAGCTGCCCGGTCCGGCCGCCCGCGCAGTGGACCGAGTTCTTCCGGCTCGTGGGCAGGCAGCTGATCCTGCCCGGCGCCCTCGCCGAAACGCCCAAGGTCGCCGAGGTGATCGAGCTCGGCGCCCCCGACGCCGCCGAGATGCTCGACCTCGTCGAGACCACCCGCCCCGGCCCGTTCCGGCCGCGCACCCACGAACTCGGCCCCTACCTCGGCATCCGCGGCGCCGACGGCCTGCTGCTCGCCATGGCGGGCGTGCGGCTGCGCCCGCCCGGCTGGTCGGAGATCAGCGCCGTCTGCACTGCCCCCGAGGCCCGCGGCCGCGGCTACGCCGCGCAACTGATCGGCGAGCTGGTCGCCCGGATCACCGCCCTCGGCGACCGCGCCTTCCTGCACGTCGCCGAGACCAACACCGGTGCCATCGCGCTCTACGAACGCCTCGGCTTCCGCACCCGCACCCCGGTCACCTTCCGCGGATTCAGCATCCCGTTTCCACCCGCGCACCCCGGGTAG
- a CDS encoding helix-turn-helix transcriptional regulator, giving the protein MRPRAARLIRQHRGVPVYGYRSDPATPPVSLLRLHGPDGLEQAPHIHDFPVLVHLPAEHAVYVVTPGRVVDVGHVPLPDASTAVFFDPGALGVDSRSPWPTWNRHPLLCAFLHGQASGLLRVPLPPGHPLWTDTMSAIETELENRRDGFQQAALAHLTLLLIDLARLTTDLPGEFRLLGEPLLADVFETIDHRLGEPLSLRDVAAAIGITPGHLTTLVRRRTGRTVQDWITERRMAHARELLGGSDLPIAVIANRVGLPDPSYFSRVFRQAHELSPRAWRNQLHGDSHD; this is encoded by the coding sequence ATGCGACCGCGGGCCGCGCGGCTGATCCGGCAGCACCGGGGTGTGCCGGTGTACGGGTACCGCTCCGATCCGGCCACTCCCCCGGTCTCGCTGCTGCGGTTGCACGGGCCGGACGGGCTCGAGCAGGCGCCGCACATCCACGATTTCCCGGTCCTGGTGCACCTGCCCGCGGAGCACGCGGTCTACGTGGTCACCCCGGGCCGGGTGGTCGACGTCGGGCATGTGCCGCTGCCGGACGCGAGCACCGCGGTGTTCTTCGATCCCGGCGCGCTCGGCGTCGACAGCCGCTCGCCGTGGCCCACCTGGAATCGGCATCCGCTGCTCTGCGCCTTCCTGCACGGGCAGGCGAGCGGGCTGCTGCGAGTGCCGCTCCCGCCGGGCCACCCGCTGTGGACGGACACCATGTCCGCGATCGAGACCGAGCTCGAGAACCGCCGCGACGGCTTCCAGCAGGCCGCGCTGGCGCATCTGACACTGCTGCTGATCGATCTCGCCAGGCTCACCACCGACCTTCCCGGCGAGTTCCGGCTGCTGGGTGAGCCGCTGCTCGCGGATGTTTTCGAGACGATCGACCACCGCCTCGGCGAGCCGCTCTCGCTGCGCGACGTGGCCGCGGCGATCGGCATCACCCCCGGGCATCTGACCACGCTCGTACGCCGCCGCACCGGGCGCACGGTCCAGGACTGGATCACCGAGCGGCGGATGGCGCACGCGCGGGAACTGCTCGGCGGCAGCGACTTACCGATCGCGGTGATCGCGAACCGGGTCGGGCTGCCCGACCCCTCGTACTTCAGCCGGGTGTTCCGGCAGGCGCACGAGCTGTCACCGCGCGCGTGGCGCAATCAGTTGCACGGCGATAGCCACGACTGA